The segment CGTCCGGAAATCGTCGGGTTCGCCCCAGCCGGAGAAACGGTTCCCCGTCTCCGGCTCGCCGGTCGTCGGCGTCTGGCCGTGCTGATAGTCGAACGCCATCCAGACCGACTCGGTGAGCGGCTTCTTGACCTGGATGCCGGCGATGAGACCGGAGTCCTCATAGTCTTCGTCGCCGCCACTCGGCTTCATCATGCCGCCGGTGACCGTGAAGCAGACCGCGTCGCAGCCGACCTCGGCCGCGGCGGGGACCGCAAAACACAGTACGGCGATGACCGCAGCGATCCATGCGCGCATCATGGCTCCCTCCCCTGTAAGGTGGTACTGTCTCCCGGTTCAGCTCTGCGATGTCAGGGTAGTTTACGCTACCGAGCCGTCCTCAGCAAGGCCATTGCCAACCGAACCGCCGTCTGTCAGAATGCCGGCTGAAGGCCCCTTCAGCGAGGAGAACCCGTGATGTTCGTCAAGGATGTCCAGGACGCACAGGAGTTCGTCGCCGGCGACGACTCCCTTCTCCGTGAGATTCTCCACCCGGAACACGACCCGGTCGACCTCTCATACAGCCTCGCACACGCCGCCGTGCGCCCGGGCGAGTCGACCCGCCCGCACCGACTGACGTCGAGCGAGGTCTACTACATCGTGAGAGGTGCCGGGACGATGCACATCGGCGACGAGCAGGCCCCCATCCACGCCGGGCAGGCCGTCTACATTCCTCCGGGCGCCACGCAGTGGGTTGAGAACACCGAGCGGATCGACCTCGAGTTCCTCTGTATCGTGGACCCGGCGTGGCAGCCGGAGCAGGAGGCGGTGGGCAGATGACCCGGCCGGTCCTCCCGCGGCCCTCCTTCAGCTCCCCGCGCGTTCGGAGCCTCACTTCCCGTACATCGCCTTGATGGCACCCCACGTCCGCTTTTCTGTGCCGGTGTACATCTCTGTCAGCAGGTCGATCTCCACCGCCGTCAGCGCCCTGTCGTAGACTCTCACATCATCGATGGCGCCGAACCAGTAGTTCTGGCCGTAGAGGTGCGAGTGCCGTCCTATCATGAGGTTGCCCTCCGCACCCGCGCTCCCCGCTGAGGAAACCGTGGCGGCCGGCTCGCCGTCCAGATACAGGATGAGCTCGCTCCCGGTCCAGACCCCCGCGACGTGCACCCACTGTCCGACCACGGCCAGGGGACCCACTACTGTTCTGAGGGAGTTGGCGGCATTCCGGAAACGGAAGACCCACTGACCGTCGGCTCCCAGAGAGCTGTCGCCGAGCCCAAGCTGGAGGTTGTCCCACTGACCCAGTATCAGGTTCAGCCTGTTGAATCCGGTCTCGAAGCTGTCGACGCGGGCCCACGCGCTGACCGTGCCGGCGGCACTCTGGACCTCGAGAGGAGTCGAGATGTAGTCATATTCGGTGCCGTCGAAGCAGTAGGCCCTGTCGGGCTGACCCACCGGGTCCGGACACAGGGTCGCCCCATGGACCGTAGCGTCTGCTCCGCCATCTGTGGCGTCGAGCGCGTCGCCGGTGAACTTGTAGCGCGCCACGAGACCTTCTGTGATGTCCTGCGCCATGCCCGCTCCTGCGAACATGAGCAGCGTGGCGAGCAGCACCAACAGGAACGGAACACTCCGGGTACCTGCCATGGCGTCCTCTCCTTGCGCTCTGCTGAGCACAGCGCATCCGCCGAGCCCCGGTCTGCCCGACCGGGGTCTCGATCGCCCCCCATCCGAACGTGGTGTGGTCTGTCAGGATCTCAACAGAACTCGAGGGAATCTACTGTGCACTCCGTCTGAAGAGCAAGAGGGAACATCGAGCACAGCCGCCGGACCGGAGACGACACGGAACGGTGGGCGCCCGCGCCGCAAGAGCCGGCTCAGCCCCGTGTCCCGCGTCGCCTGACGGCCACGCGGAAGAGCGTCCCCTCGCCCGGGGCGGTCTCGATGATCTCGATGAACCCGCCGTACATATCGAGAAGCTCTCGCGACCGGAAGAGTCCGGCGCCGCCCCCCGACCGCGACGACTGCCCGTACGTGAAGGCGGCGTCCGCCTCCTCGGGTGTCATGCCGCGGCCGGTGTCCCGCACCTCGACAACGACCAGCTCTCCCTCGATGCGGCCCCCGACCGTGAGCCGCCGCGTCTCCGTCCCGCTCATCGCTGCGACCGCGTTCGTGATGAGATTCGTCATCACAAGCTGAAGGACGCGCGGTGATGCCCAGACCCGGACACCCTCCAGCGCCGAGAGGTCCTGTTCGGTGTGGACGCCGGCCGCGTTCCTCTCGGCGCGCGTCGCCTCCAGGACGCTCTCTGTCTCCGCGACCGGCGACGACTCGTGTCGCTCGATCAGCGCCCGCCTCACATCGCCGAGAGCGGCCTCGAGACGTTCGATCGCCGGGTCCAGGGCATCCGGTCTACCCTTCCCCTCAGAGACAGCGGAGACCTGCGTGTCGAGG is part of the Candidatus Effluviviaceae Genus V sp. genome and harbors:
- a CDS encoding cupin domain-containing protein; translation: MFVKDVQDAQEFVAGDDSLLREILHPEHDPVDLSYSLAHAAVRPGESTRPHRLTSSEVYYIVRGAGTMHIGDEQAPIHAGQAVYIPPGATQWVENTERIDLEFLCIVDPAWQPEQEAVGR